ctggcactggtcactgcctgcagacagtcccagtcttGTCACTCTCACTTCAGGAAAGAGTTCTCCAGAGCCCGGCTCACTCATGTCACTGTTCTCTGCCCCTCCTCGGGGGCTGCAGGtcctgctggagctgggctgacCAGTATTGGGGCACGATTTAGTGGCATTGTACTTCCCCGATTAGTGCTTTTACTCACAGCATCACGTCGAACAGGAGTCTCCACTAAGCTATCAGCAGTGATGCTCAGGGTCCCTCTTGGAGCTGAGAGCTAAGTCAGACCCCTGTAAACCAGCTGAGCAGTTCAAATTCTTCCTTCCAAGGTGCATTATTTCCCTTTTTCACTATTGAGCTTAATTTTCCATCACGTgacccattccccaggcctggtcAGGGCTTGCTGGAGTTCCTTAATCTTCTCTGAATAATTGTGTCATTGCAAATGTTGCTAGCTGTCTGCTTACCCCTCTTTCCagcttgtgataaatgaagggggagggggggaagctctcctttatggacacccagccagccagtagctataaaatccctcttagcagctgttctctaattgctctacctgcaaagggttaaaaagtctcactctatgcataggtaaaaggaagtgggTGGGCAGCTGGCCAAAGGAGCCAATAGGAAGACTAGAACTTTGTAAAACAAGACTCCCTTTTTGTCTGTCGTTCTCTGGGGAGAGGCGGACAGGACAGAGTTCTGGGGTGAGAAGCTTGGGCCacatatgaaaaatcatcagtctcatacctagaaactactcctCTGAAACCCCagatgtgtaagtagatcaggaaatgtctagggaGACGTGATTAGATTTATCCCTTtgatttctttatggcttgtggattcctctgtgttaAACCCAGgtgcttttattttgcttgtaacctttaagatggaCCTTAAGAAATCAATTCTTGATTCTTAATCCTTGGAgggtctcccccccccacctccaatcTAGCAAATGCCTAAATTCCCAGGAGGAATtagctttctcagctcttcctcagggggtgggggggaaagagggcttgagggtacctacaggaaagaattcccaagtgcaccttcctgggctctcaaaggggttttgcatctgtgtggtggcagcatctaccagtCCAACGGCAGAGAggagctgtaaccttgggagtttaatacaagcctggagggaccagtatttatttttaagagtcCTTGcaagcccccaccttctgcactcgcaGTGCCAGACTGGGGAAACCAGCCTTAACACAGTTCATTAGCAAATCTAGGACACAAGACCCAACCTAGTGAGGAGCTCCAGGCCCCTGTTCTAACCTTTTGCTGCAATGTGGACTGTCTCCTGTCCAGTCTTGGCTCCATAACAACACTTCACTTCTTTACTAGCCTCGCATGGGACTTTGCCAAAGGTCTTTGAAATCTCAGTAATTATGTCAGCTGATTCTCCGTCATGTACTGGTCTCACCACAGCCAAAAAATCCTCATGGATTAGCAAGTCTTCCTTGACAGAGCCCCTGCTGGCTAGACACTGTCATAGCATGATCTACCAGGTATTCGATTATCGATCCTCATTCCAAGCCCTTCGCTAGCCCCCGAGCTATGGCTGACTGGTcagccctccccatcctcctctgAACCTGGCTGATGTCTAGGTACACCTGCTACTGTCCAGTCCTCGAGGCAGGAGCTGTTCTTACAGCAGTTCCCTgggcctgggagcagcagctctgcTAACTCATGCATATGCTCTCTGCACCCGTGGCTTGGGCCCTGCCGCGGAGGCCTGGTGACTTAGTACATTTGAAATGATCAGTTTGTTCCAGCCTCTCTCTGTCCGACACCTCACTTGCTGCTGGTGCCTCCTCTTTGCTGCCAGGAAagagcaggtgggagggaggtgtctcCACCATCCTCAAGGGGGATGACTCATGCAAAGGAATCACTCAGTGTCTCAGCCTTTGCCCCAGGGGAACCAGCAGCCCTCCTCCCCcgttttgctgctgctgcccagccaGATGGCTTGGTTTGACCCCTTAGCTAACTGCCCTTCACACGCTGCTGGGGCCAGTCCCCTCCTCTGCTTCCTGGGGCAGCTCTGCGGGAAGGGCCGCTCTGACAGCCTGGCGTTGTTTGGCTCAGagcagctcccaggtgctgctaAGGCAGAGGGCCGAGCCCTGGCTGTCCTGAGGCCCTGGTAGCAGACACCTCCTGGGACTCAGCAGCAGTGGGGGATTGtcctcccctgcagcacctcacACCCAGCAGAGGGCCTACGTCCTGCCAGGCTTGGGAGGAGGCAGCCGAGCGCTGGGGCTGAGAGAAGGCAGCAGGGAGGATGCGGGGCAATTCCCCCAGGAAAGCCAAAGAAGCCATCAGCCAATGGCTTGGGGAGGGACTCGAAAGGCACATGGGtcctgccccaggctctgcaagCAGCACAGGCTCCAGGGCAGCTGACACTTGCCAGATAAGTGTTTATTAAGGCACAAAAAGCACCGTGGCAACACCAcgcactgccccccctccccaggcaggGCAGCTCTGGGTGAGGCGGCCAAGCTGCCAGCAAACTCAGTGCCTAGgtcctggcctgtcagtgccCACCTCACAGAGGGCCCAGCTCCTTGCCCCACGCCCCCACcagtgaagggaagggtgagaggCCTCCTCTTCCACACGGCTTTcagcttccccctccaccccccatatGTTGGCAGAGTCCAGGTCAGTCCTACAGAGGGCAGCACATCTGCTACTGCCTTGCCTGGGAACACTGCAGGGCCGGGAGCTAGGAACAGCCTTCGTGCAGGGGCACCAGACAGCACGGGGGCAGAGACCCACCTTGGCGGTCTGTGGGGCCAGGCCAGGTGTGTGGCCCAGGCAGGATAGCAGCTGCATGGTGGCAGGGAACAAGGCCAGTTGTTTTCAGTGCAGCCATGTGGCTGGTGTGGACTAGCTCCTTTCAGGACAGCCAAGCGCAGGCATCAGACAGGCCTGGGCTCGGGGACCGTCTGTATGCCCTGCCCACGCAGCAAGGGCTTCCAGCAAGGTCAGGGCCCTTGGTAAGGGGGAACAGAGCAGCCCTGCACGATTCCCCACCTCTGACACAGCTTCCAGCTGGCCAGCAGCCTGGCCCGGTGAGAGGCACCAGTTCCACACAGGggccatggggagggggaaaaggatgGATCCAGCTGGCCAGCCTGTAGGGTGAGagcagccctgctccagcaagcctCTCCCAGGCTTCGGCTCAGCATGGGAcaggtccagccccaggctgaggTGCCTGACTCAGTTAGCTGTGGGCACAGAAGGGAGGGGACTGCCTGGTGAGACCACCAGAGGGGCACAGAACATAGTCCAGACAGAAGACAGGCCATTGAGGGTCAagagagcagcaggctcagctttGCCTCCAACGAAGGCCAGAGCAGGGTGCTGCCCAGACCAGAAGCGGCAGAGAGAGTGGCAGCTCCACCCCTGCAGCAAGAAAAGGGGCAGAGACAGGTGTGTGCAGGGCCATCGTGTGCAGCGTGAGCCTCCCCTTACACGTGGGAGAAGGCATGGCTCTTGCAGAGGGGTTTGTCCTTCTTGGAGTAGAACGTCTTCCCTTCCAGGCTGACCTGGCAGatctaaggagaaagcaggaggtcAACACCCCATTCACACCCCCAATACACTGCCCAGGCCTGGCCAAGACCTGCCTCAGCCCTCTAGGGGGCACAGGGCAGCCGGAGCTGCCCCCAACACAGGCCAGCTCAGTGCAAGCAGCAGCTATTCCTGCTCATGGCACCGCCAGTGCTgaggctggagcagggtgaggagCCCCCTTGGCAGGGGCACAGGTCCTTACTGGCCAGGGGCCAGCCCCATAATCTCAGGGTGAGCAATAGCGAGGGGCCACAGGGCTGCTCTTACCGCACAGACGAAGCAGGTGTCATGCCAGCTGAATCCCAGCGCCTCCAGGAACCGGTCCCCAGCATCAATCTTGAAGTCGCAACCACGGCATTTTGTGCCAAACATCTTCTCATAGtctggggagagagagtgggctGAGATAGGCCTCCCCAGAGCACCCCCTGGGAGAGCTGGGCCAGGAGTgacaggggctgggggagtcCTGGGGTTGATTTGTGGGTGGGTTCTGTTTGTGCCTGGCTCTAACTGGGGCCACCCACTACCTGAGTGTTAGCCATCCCCTGCAGCATCCCTCagccccgacccgcagccccctgccagcccagccctgggctcccccagcgcTCCTCagccccgacccgcagccctctgccagcccagccctggggtcccccagcgcacctcagccctgacctgcagccctcTGCCAGCCCAGCCTTCAGATCAGGTTGGTGGAAggggccccaggagccagcagCACGTTCCCATGCGCATTTCCCCTTGGTCTTTGTGTGCCACTGCCGGCCCTGCTCGCTTTGTGGAGGGTATGACAGAGGGTATTTCACTGCCATCGAGGTGGCCATCCCCTGCCACACTGTAACAGCCAATCCCATCCCCAAaagccacccccccacccccaggagaacAGTGCAGGAAAGCCAGTGTCTGTAGAATGGGGGACCCCATTTCCCAGGATGCCATGCAGCACTCTGCTTTGATATAGGTACTTCACTGTCGTCACCATGGCAGCCTCAGAGCTCTGGCACTGCCCAGCAACCATCATCGAGGCCAGGCCGGCAGTGGAGGATGGGGGGGCTCCCTGTAGAGGGGAGGATGCCCCTCCCTTTGCCAGGGCAGGAACTGCAGGGCATCTGCCTCAGGTGCTGCCTGCtcggctcctgctctctgccctgGGTCCCATGCAATGGTGGGGGCGGCCTGGGGGCTAGAGCAGTGACTCCAgtaagcaaagaatcctgtggcaccttatagactaacagacattttggagcatgagctttcgtgggtgaatacccacttcgtcagatgcatgtagtggaaattttcaggggcaggtatatatatgcaggcaagctagagataatgaggtagttcaatcagggaggatgaggccctgttctagcagtagagatgtgaaaaccaagggaagagaaactggttttgtagctggcaagccattcacagtctttgtttaatcctgagctgatggtgtcaaatttgcagattaactgaagctcagcagtttctctttgaagtctggtcctgaagtttttttgctgcgggatggccaccttaaggtctgctatagtgtggacagggaggttgaagtgttctcctacaggtttttgtatattgccattcctaatatccgaTTTGTGattgacagatccagactaacacagctacccctctgatactagtgaCCACAGCTTCCTCTCTCAGCCCCACTGCGAGGCCACAGGGTgacatgcagctgcagcctgcctggggcagcaggaatCCCAGtatccctggggtggggaaggggccaggaCACCCCCTACCTCTCTCGCAGTAGGGCTGCCCCTCCTCCATGTAAAAGGCACGGTTGCGGATGGGAGTTCTGCAGGCAGCGCAGGTGAAGCACTGCACATGCCATGTCATCTTCAGCGCATGCATGATCTCctgggaaagggaaagggaatGCCACGGTCAGTCacaatagcaaagaatcctgtggcaccttataggctaacagacattttggagcatgagctttcgtgggtgagtacccacttcgtcggattcacccacgaaagctcacgctccaaaacgtctgttagcctataaggtgccacaggattctttgctgcttttacagatccagactaacacggctacccctctgatactggaccGTCAGTCATGCAGCCCGCTGGGCTGCCCAGAGCCCCGCCAtgcccagcctctgccccagggCCCCGCCCCACACAGGCCAGGCCCTGTGCACCCGGCCCCCCgccccagagccccaccctgcactgcccagacccctgccccagagccccacccggcctccacccaagccctgcccagcccctgcccctccaccccacccaggctgctggacccctgcagctgccaAGGACTGGCCCCGGGGCTCCACACAGACAGACTCACCCCACCAATCTTCTTCTTGCACTTGGCACAGCTGGGGGCATACCGCATGTCATAGCACTTGGGGCAGAAAACCGAGCTCTTCTCCTCAAAGAAGCCCCCCTCATCCAGCACCTTCCTGCACTGGCAGCACGTGAACTCCTCCGGGTGGTAGTAATGCCCCAGGGCCACCAGGTAGCGCCCCCtagaggcggggcagggaggaGTTAGCATGTGCACCTGCCGGACAGCATGGCTCTGAGTGCCACATGaggcagctgccccccccccaccccagcgggTTCATTCCTCCCTCAGGAAGGGGGAGCTGCCAGGCCATTCCCAGGTGGTCAGCAGCCCCTGCACATGGCGGAGGGGCCCCGCTCCACTCACCTGATGACCTTGTTGCACTGGTAGCAGATAGGGGTTTTGCTGGTGCCCTCGGGAGGCTGCTGGGCAGCCTGGACGATGGAGCTGCGGTTCTGCATGGGCGTGGGCATGGCTGGCTGACGGTGTTTGCTCAGCACGGTGCTGGTCTTGTCAGGGGCATAGCGCTCAGCAAAGGAAGGATCCACAGCCCAGGGGGGGCGGCTGGCAGGGCCCGGAGCAGCAGAACCTGTAACAGTCCCCAAAGGGATTCCCAGGTGATACAGCTGCGCACTGCAGGCTTGGGGCAGAGCGTGGAAACGCACCCACCCCACCCTCGAGGGGCTGGCAGAGGATCAGCCCCTagcctggcccagggccccagcatGCACCCTGTCGCAGGCACCAAGGCCTCACTCTGCCCCACAGCCGTGAGATGGCGCCAGGCAGTGCccatgcccagcaccccctgcttaCCGTGATCAGGCTCCACCTTCAGCGCTGCCACCACAGATGGCTCCAGCCCAGACACCTGGCTACAGAACAACCAATTAATGCAGGTGCCAGCTGGccaccacccaccccctgcccacagggcCTGGCACTCTCCTACCCCAGCAGGGGCAAAGCCCTGCTGCTCAGGCCAGGCAGCCACCCCCGTCCTGCTgtgcggcagcaccccctggTGGCTGGTTTGGGTTGTCAGTGACCCAGTATCGTGAAGTTGGGGGCACCAGGCCCAACGGGCTGCAGGCAAGGCGAGGAGCCTGCAGAACCGACCTCGGAACGGCTGGTTCCCTGCGCAGCCACACTGAGTCCCCATGGTTGTGGGAGGACCAGCCCAGCAGCTCATGCTGGGGatcacccccaccacacatacacacttctAGGGGAGTCTCACACTCACCCTGGGGAAACCACAGCCCAGTCCCACCTCCTCACAGGCCCTGCTGCTCCAATGGGTCTGGAGAAGGTGCCCAAGGTTGGCAGCAGCCCATTGGCTGCTCACCCCATTAGGTCCAGCCCCCTACCAGGTAGTTTTTCTTGGACTCTAGTTTCTTTCTCCCTCTTGGCAAACCCAACATCCCCTGTCTATGGGGAAGGTGTCCTTTGAGGGGCCTGACAGCTCTCAACCCCAGGCACCCAGCTGATAAGATGCCCCCCAAGACATGTTGCCAGCAGCAcacctggctgcagccctgcaggGAGATGGGAGGCACCAGCAGCCACAGATCCCACGCTCACCTCTGGCGAGGGAGAAGAACCCCCCACAGGCCCTTCCAGGGTGCAGAGGGGCCAGAAAGCTTGCCCCCAATGACAGTTGGGCCTTGCAGCTCTCAGCTTAGGCCTGGGGAAGGggacagggtggggtggggactctaTGCCACCCCTTCCTCACCTCTCACTGCAGGGCCTCTCCAGCCAGCTCAGTGGCCAATCCCAGGCCCAGGGACAGCTGGGTACAGCCCCTCCCTGAGGCAGCACTGGGTGCTGGAGTGTGCCTAACACCAGGAGTGGAAAGGCCAAAAGCCCTGTTCCCCAGCCTGCAGTAATGCCCACCCTTTGGGGACCTGTGCCAGCAGCCCAGAGGAGTCAATGGACAGcaccctacaccagctccagggtgcaCTGGAGCTGGGTTTGCTGCAGGTCAGGGGCCAGCACTAGGAGGAAAGGCTACCAGGCtctgcagccaggagagcagagaggttccccccagctgctgcagctcagCCCAATGGGCGCAGCATTGTGCTGGGCTGCAGGCCCCAGACAGGGCCCAGGGTGCACCAGGCCACCCCCACACAGCTGCAGTAGGGATACTGGCCAGCCTCTCCTGGCAGCAATGATGACTAGGAGCCAGTTACAAGAACAGGAATCTTTATTGTGCTATAGCAGGGTTCAGCGAGCAGCTGTGCTGGGCAGACccagggcccagccccagcccactccccaaCACTCAGCCCACCACGAGCCCAGGTCACATCACATCAGCCCTTTGGGGTGCACTGTGAGCCCATCACAGCAAGGCAACAGGCTCAGAGGGGCCCGCACCACAGTGCAGAACCCAGCAGCCTGGGCTCACTCCCAGAGCCCTTTGCCACCCATCAGGTCCTCTGCTGGGCCAGGCCGATGGACGTTCAGTCAACACCCACCCATTCAGTCTGGGTAAGCGAGGAGACAGCCCCGAGGAGATGCGGGGTGCTAGCCAGGCCCTCACACTACAAACACAGGCAGAGGGCAGCTGGAAACAGCAGCCCACTCAGCCTGGGCAGCTCATGGGAACAGGATGCAACTGGGAACACAGGCCCAGAGGATGCTCCAGGCAGCAGTCCCAGCTCCCACTAGCCCAAGTTTTATTCCCTGGGCAGAGCAAGGGCAGTGCAGCCACCCCAGGGGGCTTGGGCTCTAGGGGAAGCCTAGTGTGACAGGGCAAGGAGACGCAGCAGTGGAGTCCCTCCGCTCCCCTGGGGTCTGAGGCCAGGGCCCTGGTGCTGACAGCCTCCATCCCAGCCTGCTCAGTGCCATACAACACATCCTGCCCAGGActggccctgccctagcccaggcAGAGCAGACCGCATAGCACAAGGAGCTCCCAGCTGGGTATGTTCAGGAGCCAGGCGGATGCCCCTCCCCAGGTGAAGGCATGTGATGTGGCCGCGCCAGCCCGGGGCTGAGAAGTGCAGGCTCCCAGCACAAGGCCAAGCCCCGCTCAGGATTTTACGTTCAGAGAGACGGCAGAGCGCTGGTGTTGCCAGTGTAGCGGGGGCTCTGAAGCTCAGTGACAGATTTCtctgaaaggaagaaaaaggaaggaaggagacggatagagatggggagggaggaggagaggatagCACCAGAGAGAAGAAGAGACTCCATCAGCTGAAATCGGAACAAGAAAGAGCAGCCACATGACATCATGCAGCCAACCGGGGACGGCAAGCGCCAGGACCCCTGAccagcccctccagcagaggCTACAGGCAGCACGAGGGCCTGCAAGATGACAAAGGCCAGGCGAGGGGCCTGCCAGCAGGGAGTGTAGCCTCGAGGCCAGGAGTGGCAGAGTCCAGGGCAGCAGGGACAACCTCCAGACAGGCACCCATGTGGGAACCCTTGTGCCCACAGCCCTTACCTGGCTTTTCTAACATGCTCCTCATCTGGATCTTGCACTGAGATcagcaggaggagaggagaggagaggagagagagtcaCAGTTGGACACACCCTGAGGGGGAAAGCAGGAAGCCCACAAGCACCATCCCTCAGCCCCAACACCCAGCTCCCGCTGAGCGTGCAGGCCGCTCCTGTCACAGCCAGCTGCACTGCGAGGACTAGACTAAGGCAATACGTGGAGTTGGCCGAGTCAGCCAGACTCTGCAAGCAGCAAGGACTGGTCGGGACAGGGCCCCAG
The DNA window shown above is from Gopherus flavomarginatus isolate rGopFla2 chromosome 7, rGopFla2.mat.asm, whole genome shotgun sequence and carries:
- the PDLIM7 gene encoding PDZ and LIM domain protein 7 isoform X4 — its product is MSSMDSYKVMLDGPAPWGFRLQGGKDFNMPLSISRLTPGGKAAQAGVGVGDWVLSIDGENTSNMTHIEAQNKIRACGDHLSLSLSRVQCLLGKPRKDSFPCSQPPKYNFVPSTTLNKTARPFGASPAPNSLPGLVTKPVTYTAPACTPQHNGCRTLTMQDPDEEHVRKASQVSGLEPSVVAALKVEPDHGSAAPGPASRPPWAVDPSFAERYAPDKTSTVLSKHRQPAMPTPMQNRSSIVQAAQQPPEGTSKTPICYQCNKVIRGRYLVALGHYYHPEEFTCCQCRKVLDEGGFFEEKSSVFCPKCYDMRYAPSCAKCKKKIGGEIMHALKMTWHVQCFTCAACRTPIRNRAFYMEEGQPYCERDYEKMFGTKCRGCDFKIDAGDRFLEALGFSWHDTCFVCAICQVSLEGKTFYSKKDKPLCKSHAFSHV
- the PDLIM7 gene encoding PDZ and LIM domain protein 7 isoform X3 — its product is MSSMDSYKVMLDGPAPWGFRLQGGKDFNMPLSISRLTPGGKAAQAGVGVGDWVLSIDGENTSNMTHIEAQNKIRACGDHLSLSLSRVQCLLGKPRKDSFPCSQPPKYNFVPSTTLNKTARPFGASPAPNSLPGLVTKPVTYTAPACTPQHNGCRTLTTRQRGNLSPVETWAAPLWRMMQDPDEEHVRKASQVSGLEPSVVAALKVEPDHGSAAPGPASRPPWAVDPSFAERYAPDKTSTVLSKHRQPAMPTPMQNRSSIVQAAQQPPEGTSKTPICYQCNKVIRGRYLVALGHYYHPEEFTCCQCRKVLDEGGFFEEKSSVFCPKCYDMRYAPSCAKCKKKIGGEIMHALKMTWHVQCFTCAACRTPIRNRAFYMEEGQPYCERDYEKMFGTKCRGCDFKIDAGDRFLEALGFSWHDTCFVCAICQVSLEGKTFYSKKDKPLCKSHAFSHV
- the PDLIM7 gene encoding PDZ and LIM domain protein 7 isoform X7; its protein translation is MSSMDSYKVMLDGPAPWGFRLQGGKDFNMPLSISRLTPGGKAAQAGVGVGDWVLSIDGENTSNMTHIEAQNKIRACGDHLSLSLSRVQCLLGKPRKDSFPCSQPPKYNFVPSTTLNKTARPFGASPAPNSLPGLVTKPVTYTAPACTPQHNGCRTLTSHPPEGKPQPRGDLGRSFVEDEHALWLMSPPGSLPNDSSKKHLIEDTKDWQPRTGTTQSRSFRILAQLTGTEFMQDPDEEHVRKASQVSGLEPSVVAALKVEPDHGSAAPGPASRPPWAVDPSFAERYAPDKTSTVLSKHRQPAMPTPMQNRSSIVQAAQQPPEGTSKTPICYQCNKVIRGRYLVALGHYYHPEEFTCCQCRKVLDEGGFFEEKSSVFCPKCYDMRYAPSCAKCKKKIGGEIMHALKMTWHVQCFTCAACRTPIRNRAFYMEEGQPYCERDYEKMFGTKCRGCDFKIDAGDRFLEALGFSWHDTCFVCAICQVSLEGKTFYSKKDKPLCKSHAFSHV
- the PDLIM7 gene encoding PDZ and LIM domain protein 7 isoform X1; translation: MSSMDSYKVMLDGPAPWGFRLQGGKDFNMPLSISRLTPGGKAAQAGVGVGDWVLSIDGENTSNMTHIEAQNKIRACGDHLSLSLSRVQCLLGKPRKDSFPCSQPPKYNFVPSTTLNKTARPFGASPAPNSLPGLVTKPVTYTAPACTPQHNGCRTLTSQHALWLMSPPGSLPNDSSKKHLIEDTKDWQPRTGTTQSRSFRILAQLTGTEFMQDPDEEHVRKASQVSGLEPSVVAALKVEPDHGSAAPGPASRPPWAVDPSFAERYAPDKTSTVLSKHRQPAMPTPMQNRSSIVQAAQQPPEGTSKTPICYQCNKVIRGRYLVALGHYYHPEEFTCCQCRKVLDEGGFFEEKSSVFCPKCYDMRYAPSCAKCKKKIGGEIMHALKMTWHVQCFTCAACRTPIRNRAFYMEEGQPYCERDYEKMFGTKCRGCDFKIDAGDRFLEALGFSWHDTCFVCAICQVSLEGKTFYSKKDKPLCKSHAFSHV
- the PDLIM7 gene encoding PDZ and LIM domain protein 7 isoform X5, giving the protein MSSMDSYKVMLDGPAPWGFRLQGGKDFNMPLSISRLTPGGKAAQAGVGVGDWVLSIDGENTSNMTHIEAQNKIRACGDHLSLSLSRVQCLLGKPRKVQNLDKHALWLMSPPGSLPNDSSKKHLIEDTKDWQPRTGTTQSRSFRILAQLTGTEFMQDPDEEHVRKASQVSGLEPSVVAALKVEPDHGSAAPGPASRPPWAVDPSFAERYAPDKTSTVLSKHRQPAMPTPMQNRSSIVQAAQQPPEGTSKTPICYQCNKVIRGRYLVALGHYYHPEEFTCCQCRKVLDEGGFFEEKSSVFCPKCYDMRYAPSCAKCKKKIGGEIMHALKMTWHVQCFTCAACRTPIRNRAFYMEEGQPYCERDYEKMFGTKCRGCDFKIDAGDRFLEALGFSWHDTCFVCAICQVSLEGKTFYSKKDKPLCKSHAFSHV
- the PDLIM7 gene encoding PDZ and LIM domain protein 7 isoform X6; its protein translation is MSSMDSYKVMLDGPAPWGFRLQGGKDFNMPLSISRLTPGGKAAQAGVGVGDWVLSIDGENTSNMTHIEAQNKIRACGDHLSLSLSRVQCLLGKPRKDSFPCSQPPKYNFVPSTTLNKTARPFGASPAPNSLPGLVTKPVTYTAPACTPQHNGQVSGLEPSVVAALKVEPDHGSAAPGPASRPPWAVDPSFAERYAPDKTSTVLSKHRQPAMPTPMQNRSSIVQAAQQPPEGTSKTPICYQCNKVIRGRYLVALGHYYHPEEFTCCQCRKVLDEGGFFEEKSSVFCPKCYDMRYAPSCAKCKKKIGGEIMHALKMTWHVQCFTCAACRTPIRNRAFYMEEGQPYCERDYEKMFGTKCRGCDFKIDAGDRFLEALGFSWHDTCFVCAICQVSLEGKTFYSKKDKPLCKSHAFSHV